One region of Zingiber officinale cultivar Zhangliang chromosome 7B, Zo_v1.1, whole genome shotgun sequence genomic DNA includes:
- the LOC122005784 gene encoding G-box-binding factor 1-like isoform X2 — protein sequence MDLPKEKMKTTTTTTGTASTSPATPTTSAAVKSLQEPPTPLLASPAPFSPEWSASLHAFYGRGAVMPQAFYPPPPVAAGQPIVWGAQHVMPPYSSPIPYTSFYPPGGFYAQPLLNAGMSYPIPETEERSPEAKDKHLISKEAPKTEGSPGKSLNATKGSFSEREDVSQSDDSATEGTSDTEDDGPIKEHGTARKRSYGNLVSEGESHPSNSSDAKAKSSYSGRVRTAKKLPVSAPGRAALPSPQSNLNIGMDFWSNSLAGSSLKQECEELAKKVVDLNSENDALRVELERLKKTCRELEAENKAITGELKQPYSSELFSGDVASKPQPDSAADD from the exons ATGGACTTGCCCAAGGAGAAgatgaagacgacgacgacgacgacggggACGGCCTCGACCTCACCTGCCACCCCCACTACTTCCGCAGCTGTCAAGTCGCTCCAGGAACCACCGACACCATTGCTGGCGTCCCCCGCTCCCTTCTCTCCCGAATGGTCCGCCTCGCTTCATGCCTTTTACGGCCGAGGAGCCGTGATGCCCCAGGCCTTCTACCCGCCTCCTCCTGTTGCTGCAGGGCAGCCGATCGTTTGGGGAGCCCAG CACGTGATGCCGCCATACAGTAGTCCGATTCCTTATACTTCCTTCTACCCTCCTGGAGGGTTCTATGCTCAGCCCTTACTGAATGCG GGAATGTCTTATCCAATACCAGAAACGGAAGAGAGGTCTCCAGAGGCAAAGGATAAACACTTAATAAGCAAGGAGGCTCCAAAAACAGAAGGCTCGCCAGGGAAATCACTGAACGCTACCAAAGGCTCCTTCAGCGAAAGGGAGGATGTTTCACAGAG TGATGATAGTGCGACAGAGGGTACATCAGATACTGAAGACGATGGTCCAATTAAG GAGCACGGCACAGCTAGAAAGAGAAGTTATGGCAATTTGGTTTCAGAAG GTGAATCTCACCCTTCCAACAGTAGTGATGCTAAAGCTAAATCTTCATACAGTGGAAGGGTACGGACTGCCAAGAAGCTTCCAGTATCTGCCCCAGGAAGAGCTGCATTGCCTAGTCCTCAATCTAATTTGAATATTGGCATGGATTTTTGGAGCAACTCCCTTGCTGGATCTTCTTTGAAG CAAGAATGCGAGGAGTTGGCAAAGAAAGTTGTTGATTTAAACAGTGAGAATGATGCACTCAGAGTGGAACTTGAACGTCTCAAGAAAACTTGCAGGGAACTGGAAgctgaaaataaagcaatcacg GGAGAACTGAAACAACCATACAGCTCGGAGTTGTTTTCTGGAGATGTTGCATCGAAACCGCAACCAGATAGCGCCGCCGACGACTGA
- the LOC122005785 gene encoding uncharacterized protein LOC122005785 → MIYRPSSVRGERFDHLYYPNLKGKVWQEARILREGESKEHLIRLPFLHHHLLDASPLKRSPFDRISGAMVVSSASLPRARGFPRSEPSILGLTQGSCCRPCWLTMPRRRGKVVALALQSDHFLLSERSSPGEVKKEMNSCYELVNKLGRGVVYLGSSRLKEGHPHYEQAAKLASEIALLLDCTTWSGAGPGLMDAAVKGALQVNKPVGGFKIARESGEWTSSKIHPYLPPESYFTCRFFSARKHGLVEAAVRNNPSDMTAIVAFPGGIGTLDELFEMLALIQLERIGSKFQVPFLLMNYDSFYSKLLEFLDDCRKWGTVSSGEVESLWKVCSGNHEALDYLAAFYGHPRHIEQ, encoded by the exons ATGATTTACCGGCCGTCAAGCGTTCGCGGAGAGAGATTCGATCATCTATATTACCCTAACTTGAAAGGGAAAGTTTGGCAAGAGGCGAGGATTttgagagagggagagagcaaaGAGCATTTAATTCGATTGCCTTTTCTGCACCACCATTTGTTGGATGCTTCGCCACTCAAAAGATCGCCTTTTGATCGAATCTCGGGCGCCATGGTGGTCTCGTCGGCGTCGCTACCTCGCGCTCGAGGATTCCCCCGATCTGAACCCTCGATCTTAGGGCTCACGCAGGGCTCCTGCTGCAGGCCTTGCTGGTTGACGATGCCCCGGCGACGCGGCAAGGTCGTCGCCCTCGCGCTGCAGTCCGATCACTTCTTGCTGTCGGAGAGAAGCAGCCCCGGCGAG GTGAAGAAGGAAATGAATAGTTGCTATGAACTTGTAAACAAGCTTGGCAGGGGTGTAGTGTATCTCGGTTCATCACGATTGAAAGAAGGTCACCCACATTATGAGCAAGCAGCAAAATTGGCTAGCGag ATAGCTCTCCTTCTAGACTGCACCACATGGTCAGGAGCTGGCCCAGGTCTGATGGATGCGGCCGTCAAGGGTGCTCTTCAAGTAAACAAGCCGGTTGGAGGGTTCAAGATAGCAAGGGAATCAGGAGAGTGGACATCGTCAAAAATCCATCCTTACCTCCCTCCTGAATCGTATTTTACGTGCAG GTTTTTCTCAGCAAGAAAACATGGATTGGTGGAAGCTGCAGTGAGGAACAACCCTTCCGACATGACTGCTATTGTTGCCTTCCCGGGCGGAATTGGAACCTTAGACGAATTGTTTGAGATGCTTGCCTTGATTCAACTCGAAAGAATTGGCTCCAAATTTCAAGTGCCCTTCTTGCTGATGAACTATGATTCATTCTACTCGAAGCTACTTGAGTTCCTAGATGACTGCCGAAAATGGGGAACAGTTTCAAGCGGAGAGGTCGAATCCTTGTGGAAGGTATGCAGCGGGAATCATGAGGCTTTGGATTACTTGGCTGCGTTCTATGGACACCCTCGACACATTGAACAATGA
- the LOC122005784 gene encoding G-box-binding factor 1-like isoform X1, giving the protein MDLPKEKMKTTTTTTGTASTSPATPTTSAAVKSLQEPPTPLLASPAPFSPEWSASLHAFYGRGAVMPQAFYPPPPVAAGQPIVWGAQHVMPPYSSPIPYTSFYPPGGFYAQPLLNAGMSYPIPETEERSPEAKDKHLISKEAPKTEGSPGKSLNATKGSFSEREDVSQSDDSATEGTSDTEDDGPIKEHGTARKRSYGNLVSEGESHPSNSSDAKAKSSYSGRVRTAKKLPVSAPGRAALPSPQSNLNIGMDFWSNSLAGSSLKDERELKRERRKQSNRESARRSRLRRQQECEELAKKVVDLNSENDALRVELERLKKTCRELEAENKAITGELKQPYSSELFSGDVASKPQPDSAADD; this is encoded by the exons ATGGACTTGCCCAAGGAGAAgatgaagacgacgacgacgacgacggggACGGCCTCGACCTCACCTGCCACCCCCACTACTTCCGCAGCTGTCAAGTCGCTCCAGGAACCACCGACACCATTGCTGGCGTCCCCCGCTCCCTTCTCTCCCGAATGGTCCGCCTCGCTTCATGCCTTTTACGGCCGAGGAGCCGTGATGCCCCAGGCCTTCTACCCGCCTCCTCCTGTTGCTGCAGGGCAGCCGATCGTTTGGGGAGCCCAG CACGTGATGCCGCCATACAGTAGTCCGATTCCTTATACTTCCTTCTACCCTCCTGGAGGGTTCTATGCTCAGCCCTTACTGAATGCG GGAATGTCTTATCCAATACCAGAAACGGAAGAGAGGTCTCCAGAGGCAAAGGATAAACACTTAATAAGCAAGGAGGCTCCAAAAACAGAAGGCTCGCCAGGGAAATCACTGAACGCTACCAAAGGCTCCTTCAGCGAAAGGGAGGATGTTTCACAGAG TGATGATAGTGCGACAGAGGGTACATCAGATACTGAAGACGATGGTCCAATTAAG GAGCACGGCACAGCTAGAAAGAGAAGTTATGGCAATTTGGTTTCAGAAG GTGAATCTCACCCTTCCAACAGTAGTGATGCTAAAGCTAAATCTTCATACAGTGGAAGGGTACGGACTGCCAAGAAGCTTCCAGTATCTGCCCCAGGAAGAGCTGCATTGCCTAGTCCTCAATCTAATTTGAATATTGGCATGGATTTTTGGAGCAACTCCCTTGCTGGATCTTCTTTGAAG GATGAACGTGAActgaagagggagagaagaaaacaaTCTAACAGGGAATCTGCTAGGAGATCCAGGTTAAGGAGGCAG CAAGAATGCGAGGAGTTGGCAAAGAAAGTTGTTGATTTAAACAGTGAGAATGATGCACTCAGAGTGGAACTTGAACGTCTCAAGAAAACTTGCAGGGAACTGGAAgctgaaaataaagcaatcacg GGAGAACTGAAACAACCATACAGCTCGGAGTTGTTTTCTGGAGATGTTGCATCGAAACCGCAACCAGATAGCGCCGCCGACGACTGA